A DNA window from Paraclostridium bifermentans contains the following coding sequences:
- a CDS encoding Mrp/NBP35 family ATP-binding protein, whose product MSMCKTCPSNNGCTKDKNNCGVKNNNLNNVKKIIGVMSGKGGVGKSSISAIIAKQLNQLGYKVGVLDADITGPSIPRLLGVSGKKAIMSEDMILPVNTNDGIKVMSLNFLMENEGDPVIWRGPMISGVVEQFWKDVLWGELDYLVIDMPPGTGDVALTVMNSIPISGIVMVSVPQNLVSMIVSKAVNMARKMDINILGVIENMSYITCPDCDKKIRLFNGENTDKFLEEMNLNLLAELPMLNSVSNLSDGNTVDEENNLKLVFEPIVNKIIGKLETIQK is encoded by the coding sequence ATGTCAATGTGCAAAACATGTCCATCTAATAACGGATGTACAAAAGACAAAAACAATTGTGGAGTTAAAAATAATAATTTGAATAATGTGAAAAAAATTATTGGGGTTATGAGTGGAAAAGGAGGTGTAGGAAAGTCTTCTATTTCAGCAATTATAGCAAAACAGTTAAATCAATTAGGATATAAAGTAGGGGTTTTAGATGCAGATATAACAGGGCCTAGTATTCCTAGATTACTTGGAGTTAGTGGAAAAAAAGCAATTATGTCAGAAGATATGATTTTACCAGTTAACACAAATGATGGGATAAAAGTTATGTCATTAAATTTTCTTATGGAAAATGAAGGTGATCCTGTTATATGGAGAGGACCTATGATTTCAGGGGTTGTTGAACAATTTTGGAAAGATGTTCTTTGGGGCGAACTTGATTATCTAGTAATCGATATGCCGCCAGGTACAGGAGATGTTGCTTTAACTGTAATGAATTCAATTCCGATAAGTGGAATAGTAATGGTTTCAGTACCACAAAATCTTGTTTCTATGATAGTTTCAAAGGCTGTAAATATGGCTAGAAAAATGGATATTAATATATTAGGTGTTATCGAGAATATGAGTTATATAACTTGTCCTGATTGTGATAAAAAAATAAGATTATTCAATGGAGAAAATACTGATAAATTTTTAGAGGAAATGAATTTAAACTTGTTAGCAGAATTACCTATGCTAAATAGCGTAAGTAATTTAAGTGATGGAAATACAGTGGATGAAGAAAATAATCTTAAATTAGTGTTTGAGCCTATAGTAAATAAGATAATAGGTAAGTTGGAAACTATTCAAAAGTAG
- the purH gene encoding bifunctional phosphoribosylaminoimidazolecarboxamide formyltransferase/IMP cyclohydrolase, with protein MTKRALISVTDKSGVVEFARSLNELGYEVISTGNTFKTLKEEGLKVIQIDEVTSFPEILDGRVKTLNPYIHGGILYKRDNEKHVNTVNEHKIGAIDLVVVNLYDFEGNLKDNKPHDVMIENIDIGGPSMIRSAAKNYKDVLIVVDTKDYDSIIESLKAGEVSLEDRKKLAYKAFSTTARYDALISNYFREQLGDKFPESLTMTFQKEDTLRYGENPHQGAVLYKQSNAKNPILNYEQLNGKELSFNNINDLHGCLEIMREFKDSEQVACVAIKHTNPCGVSVAKNSFEAYTKCYEADKVSIFGGIVGFTSVVDVETAKKLNEIFLEIVVAYDFTKEALEVLTQKKNLRVLKLSNIENSLQGFDFKYLDGKLLVQDRDEKLANEYNCVTKEIADEQILKDMEFGMKIVKNMKSNAIAIVKDGQTLALGCGQTSRIWALKNALENNQDKNFEGAVLASDAFFPFDDCVKLANDYKIKSIVQPGGSIKDQDSIDACNENDMVMVFTGIRHFKH; from the coding sequence ATGACTAAAAGAGCATTAATAAGTGTAACAGATAAAAGTGGTGTAGTAGAGTTTGCAAGAAGCTTAAATGAATTAGGGTATGAAGTAATATCAACAGGAAATACATTTAAAACTCTGAAAGAAGAAGGGTTAAAAGTTATACAAATAGATGAAGTTACAAGCTTTCCTGAGATATTGGATGGAAGAGTTAAAACATTAAATCCATATATACATGGAGGAATATTATACAAAAGAGATAATGAAAAACATGTTAATACAGTTAATGAGCATAAAATAGGAGCAATAGATTTAGTAGTAGTAAATTTATATGATTTTGAAGGAAATTTAAAAGATAACAAACCTCATGATGTAATGATAGAGAATATAGATATAGGTGGACCATCTATGATACGTTCAGCAGCTAAAAATTATAAAGATGTTTTAATAGTAGTTGATACAAAAGACTACGATTCTATAATAGAAAGCTTAAAAGCTGGAGAAGTATCATTAGAAGATAGAAAAAAACTAGCATATAAAGCATTTTCAACAACTGCTAGATATGATGCATTAATATCAAACTATTTCAGAGAGCAATTAGGAGATAAGTTCCCTGAAAGTCTAACAATGACATTCCAAAAAGAAGATACTCTAAGATACGGAGAAAATCCTCATCAAGGAGCAGTATTATATAAACAATCTAATGCAAAAAATCCAATATTAAATTATGAACAGTTAAATGGTAAAGAACTTTCTTTTAACAATATAAATGACCTACATGGATGTTTAGAAATAATGAGAGAGTTTAAAGACAGTGAACAAGTAGCTTGCGTAGCTATAAAGCATACAAATCCGTGTGGAGTATCAGTAGCTAAAAATAGCTTTGAGGCTTACACAAAATGTTATGAGGCAGACAAAGTATCTATATTTGGGGGAATTGTAGGATTTACATCTGTAGTAGATGTAGAAACGGCTAAAAAATTAAATGAAATATTTTTAGAAATAGTAGTAGCTTATGATTTCACAAAAGAAGCACTTGAAGTTTTAACTCAAAAGAAAAACTTAAGAGTATTAAAACTATCAAATATAGAAAATAGCCTTCAAGGATTTGACTTTAAATATTTAGATGGTAAGTTACTAGTTCAGGATAGAGATGAAAAATTAGCTAATGAATATAACTGTGTTACAAAAGAGATAGCAGATGAACAAATATTAAAAGATATGGAATTTGGAATGAAGATAGTTAAAAATATGAAATCTAATGCAATAGCTATAGTAAAAGATGGACAGACACTAGCTCTTGGATGCGGTCAAACTTCAAGGATATGGGCATTAAAAAATGCTTTAGAAAATAACCAAGATAAAAACTTTGAAGGCGCAGTATTAGCATCAGATGCATTTTTCCCATTTGATGACTGTGTGAAGTTAGCTAATGATTATAAAATAAAATCTATAGTTCAGCCTGGAGGATCTATAAAGGACCAAGATTCAATAGATGCTTGTAATGAAAATGATATGGTTATGGTGTTTACAGGAATAAGACACTTTAAACACTAG
- a CDS encoding glycosyltransferase family 4 protein — MKILHIITQKPNSTGSGIYMSGMIKGFKKMGYNQGVIAGIDADDPKECFDGDIKFYPVTYNTKEVPFNVVGMSDVMPYNSTLYKNMSEDMVFKLKDAFKKRIDEAIKDIKPDLVICHHLYLITAFVREIIKNTPVVGICHGTCLKQFQSNELKSSYIKNNICNLDMIFSLHNEQKKEIEDIFDLSDDKVYSLGSGYDENLFFDKKIDNDIINITFAGKICRLKGVESLIKSLNYIKHKKDIIKINIVGDGSNEKEFNSIKKLSEESEFDIKFLGKVKQNELAEILRKTHIFMLPSFFEGLPLVVIEALASGCTVITTDIPGVSEWIGEYINTSGKIKYINLPKMRKIAEPFEDELPEFEKNLGIEIDKMINNILEFNVRNKHLNMEDKTWTGLCLRLENAISKKWRIAKNNN; from the coding sequence ATGAAAATACTACATATAATAACACAAAAACCAAATAGCACAGGTAGTGGTATTTACATGAGTGGAATGATAAAAGGGTTTAAAAAGATGGGGTATAATCAAGGGGTAATAGCAGGAATAGATGCTGATGACCCAAAAGAATGCTTTGATGGAGATATAAAATTTTACCCTGTGACTTATAATACAAAAGAGGTTCCTTTTAACGTTGTAGGGATGAGTGATGTTATGCCATATAATAGTACTTTATATAAAAATATGAGCGAAGATATGGTATTTAAATTAAAGGATGCGTTTAAAAAAAGGATAGACGAAGCTATTAAAGATATAAAACCTGATTTAGTAATATGTCATCATTTATATTTAATAACTGCATTTGTAAGGGAAATTATCAAGAATACACCTGTAGTAGGAATTTGTCATGGAACATGTTTAAAGCAATTTCAAAGCAATGAATTAAAAAGTAGTTATATAAAGAATAATATATGTAACTTAGATATGATATTTTCGTTGCATAATGAGCAAAAAAAAGAGATTGAAGATATATTTGATCTAAGTGATGATAAAGTATATTCTCTTGGAAGTGGATATGATGAAAATCTATTTTTTGATAAAAAAATAGATAATGATATTATTAATATTACTTTTGCAGGCAAAATTTGTAGGTTAAAAGGTGTTGAGTCTTTAATAAAATCACTAAACTATATAAAACATAAAAAAGATATTATAAAAATAAATATAGTTGGGGATGGAAGCAATGAAAAAGAATTTAATTCTATTAAAAAACTTAGTGAAGAAAGTGAATTTGATATAAAGTTTTTAGGAAAAGTAAAACAAAATGAATTAGCAGAAATACTTAGAAAAACTCATATATTTATGCTCCCATCATTTTTTGAAGGATTACCTTTAGTAGTTATAGAAGCTTTAGCAAGTGGGTGTACTGTTATAACAACTGATATACCCGGGGTTAGTGAATGGATTGGAGAATATATAAATACATCAGGTAAAATTAAATATATAAATTTGCCTAAAATGCGAAAAATTGCTGAACCTTTTGAGGATGAACTTCCTGAATTTGAGAAGAATTTGGGTATTGAAATAGATAAAATGATAAATAACATACTTGAATTTAACGTTAGAAACAAACATTTAAATATGGAAGACAAAACATGGACTGGTCTATGCCTAAGATTAGAAAATGCAATATCGAAGAAATGGAGAATAGCGAAAAACAATAACTAG
- a CDS encoding phosphoribosylformylglycinamidine synthase has translation MTTSNSLKSTVRRILVEKKQGFDLEAKHLKCEIEESLNIDGIKSLRLLNRYDIEGIEESVYEKVVRNIFSEPNTDNVYQEEVNINTDDKVFAIEYLPGQYDQRADWAAQCIQIINEGERPIINTAKLVIISGDITDESLKQIKSYCINQVDSREADLEKPETLKIQTEIPTSVETIDKFISLSDEDLMKFMDSIGLAMTFEDLKHVQMYFKDIEKRNPTITEIKVLDTYWSDHCRHTTFMTKIEDVVIEEGKYNDVVKEAYDMYLQSRDYVYGKTDRDICLMDIATIAMKELRKCGKLEDLDVSEEINACSINVDVDIDGKKEEYLVMFKNETHNHPTEIEPFGGAATCLGGAIRDPLSGRSYVYQAMRVSGSADPRTSLKDTLPGKLMQKKITTEAANGYSSYGNQIGLTTGQVAEVYDENFVAKRMEIGAVIAAAPKENVIREAPQKGDAVILLGGKTGRDGCGGATGSSKEHSEKSLKTCSAEVQKGDAPNERKIQRFFRNKEVAQMIKRCNDFGAGGVCVAIGEIAESIDINLDLVPKKYDGLDGTELAISESQERMAVAIKKENIDKFIKMAIEENLEATHVANVTDSGRVRMYWNGTAIVDMSRDFIETNGVKQKINIKVKNVDDMTLYKSEENLEVAISSECSLKDKFINNITDLNICSQKGLIEKFDNTIGANTVLMPFGGKYQATPAQGMVAKIPVLNGETNTSTIMTYGYNPKIGKESPFHGALYAVVESVCKVVAIGGNFSTIRLTLQEYFEKLGISEYKWGKPFSALLGAYYAQNKLQIPAIGGKDSMSGTFKDIDVPPTLVSFAVDTVDAKQVLSPEFKKSGSTVIMLLTNVLENKVIDFEELKKNLSKITELIENKKVLSAYSVGYGGVSEAISKMSFGNKIGFKFNNENNINDQLLFNASYGNMILELKGNDIDVKELLKELNGYNYKILGETIEEKNIIIENESIDIDYLYDKYNGVLESIFPIKSEEIKEKIETINFLNNEERRNSGISLAKPKVFIPAFPGTNCEYDSARAFEKAGAKTSVKVFKNLTYKDIESSIDTMVEEIKSSQIIMLPGGFSAGDEPDGSGKFIATVFRNPKIAEAINEFLNNQNGLMLGICNGFQALIKLGLVPYGEIRDIDESCPTLTYNKIGRHQAKMVNTRIASNKSPWLYDTEVGDIHSIAISHGEGRFVASEDVMRKLIQNGQIATQYVDFEGKATYDIEFNPNGSTYAVEGITSLDGRVFGKMGHSERIGDQVVKNIIGEKDQKIFECGVKYFK, from the coding sequence ATGACTACTAGTAATAGTTTGAAATCTACTGTAAGAAGAATATTAGTTGAGAAAAAACAAGGATTTGACTTAGAAGCAAAACATCTAAAATGTGAAATCGAGGAGAGCTTAAATATAGATGGGATAAAAAGTCTAAGACTTTTAAATAGATATGATATAGAAGGAATAGAAGAATCTGTATATGAAAAAGTAGTTAGAAATATATTCTCTGAGCCTAACACAGATAATGTATATCAAGAGGAAGTAAACATAAATACAGATGATAAAGTATTTGCAATAGAATATTTACCAGGACAATATGATCAAAGAGCTGATTGGGCAGCTCAATGTATTCAAATTATAAATGAAGGTGAAAGACCTATAATAAATACTGCAAAGCTAGTAATAATCAGTGGAGATATAACAGATGAAAGTCTTAAACAAATAAAATCATATTGCATAAACCAAGTAGATAGTAGAGAAGCTGACTTAGAAAAACCTGAAACCTTAAAAATACAAACTGAAATACCTACAAGTGTAGAAACGATAGATAAATTTATAAGCTTAAGTGATGAAGATTTAATGAAATTCATGGATTCTATAGGACTTGCTATGACATTTGAAGATTTAAAGCATGTTCAAATGTATTTTAAAGATATAGAAAAAAGAAATCCAACTATAACTGAAATAAAGGTATTAGATACTTATTGGTCAGATCACTGTAGACATACTACATTCATGACTAAAATAGAGGATGTAGTTATAGAGGAAGGTAAGTATAATGATGTTGTAAAAGAAGCATATGATATGTACTTACAATCAAGAGATTATGTATATGGAAAAACAGATAGAGATATTTGTTTAATGGATATAGCAACAATTGCTATGAAGGAATTAAGAAAATGTGGTAAATTAGAAGACTTAGATGTAAGTGAAGAAATAAATGCTTGTAGTATAAATGTTGATGTTGATATAGATGGTAAAAAAGAAGAATATTTAGTGATGTTTAAAAATGAAACACACAACCATCCTACAGAAATTGAACCTTTTGGAGGAGCGGCTACTTGTTTAGGAGGAGCTATAAGAGATCCTTTATCAGGTAGAAGTTATGTTTATCAAGCTATGAGAGTAAGTGGGAGTGCAGATCCAAGAACATCATTAAAAGATACATTACCAGGAAAGTTAATGCAAAAGAAAATAACTACAGAAGCAGCTAATGGATATAGTTCTTATGGAAATCAAATTGGACTAACAACAGGTCAAGTAGCAGAAGTTTATGATGAGAATTTCGTAGCTAAAAGAATGGAAATAGGAGCAGTAATTGCAGCAGCACCAAAAGAAAATGTAATAAGAGAAGCTCCTCAAAAGGGGGATGCTGTAATATTATTAGGTGGAAAAACTGGAAGAGATGGATGTGGAGGAGCTACAGGATCATCAAAAGAACACAGTGAAAAATCTTTAAAAACATGTAGTGCAGAAGTTCAAAAAGGTGATGCTCCAAATGAAAGAAAAATACAAAGATTTTTTAGGAATAAAGAAGTTGCACAGATGATAAAAAGATGTAATGACTTTGGAGCTGGTGGAGTTTGTGTAGCAATTGGAGAGATAGCAGAAAGTATAGATATAAATTTAGATCTAGTACCTAAAAAATATGATGGATTAGACGGAACAGAGTTAGCTATATCTGAGTCTCAAGAGCGTATGGCTGTAGCAATAAAAAAAGAAAATATAGATAAGTTTATAAAAATGGCTATAGAGGAAAACTTAGAAGCTACCCATGTTGCAAATGTAACTGATAGCGGAAGAGTTAGAATGTATTGGAATGGAACAGCTATAGTAGATATGTCTAGAGATTTTATAGAAACAAATGGAGTAAAACAAAAAATAAATATAAAAGTAAAAAATGTTGATGATATGACTTTATATAAATCAGAAGAAAATTTGGAAGTAGCAATAAGCAGTGAATGTAGCTTAAAGGATAAATTCATAAATAATATTACTGACTTAAATATTTGCTCACAAAAAGGACTTATTGAAAAATTTGATAATACTATAGGAGCAAATACTGTGCTGATGCCATTTGGAGGTAAGTATCAAGCTACTCCAGCTCAAGGTATGGTTGCCAAAATACCTGTTTTAAATGGAGAGACTAATACATCTACAATAATGACATATGGATATAACCCGAAGATAGGAAAAGAAAGCCCATTCCATGGTGCGCTTTATGCAGTTGTAGAATCTGTGTGTAAAGTTGTGGCTATTGGGGGTAACTTTAGTACTATAAGACTTACTCTACAAGAATATTTTGAAAAACTGGGGATAAGTGAATATAAGTGGGGGAAACCATTTTCAGCATTACTTGGGGCATATTATGCTCAAAATAAATTACAAATACCTGCAATAGGTGGAAAAGACAGTATGTCAGGAACTTTTAAAGACATAGATGTACCTCCAACACTAGTTTCATTTGCTGTTGATACTGTGGATGCAAAACAAGTGTTATCCCCAGAATTTAAAAAATCAGGTTCAACAGTAATAATGTTATTAACAAATGTGTTGGAAAATAAAGTTATAGACTTTGAAGAACTAAAGAAAAATCTTTCAAAGATAACAGAGCTTATAGAAAATAAAAAAGTACTTTCTGCATATTCAGTAGGTTATGGAGGAGTAAGTGAAGCTATAAGCAAAATGAGCTTTGGAAATAAGATTGGATTTAAATTTAATAATGAAAATAATATAAATGATCAATTGTTATTTAATGCATCTTATGGAAATATGATTCTTGAATTAAAAGGAAATGATATAGATGTAAAAGAGTTATTAAAAGAGTTGAATGGATACAATTATAAAATATTAGGAGAGACTATAGAAGAAAAAAATATAATTATAGAAAATGAAAGTATAGATATAGATTATTTATATGATAAGTATAACGGTGTTTTAGAAAGTATATTCCCTATTAAAAGTGAAGAAATAAAAGAAAAAATAGAAACTATAAACTTTTTAAATAATGAGGAAAGAAGAAATAGTGGTATAAGCTTAGCTAAGCCAAAAGTCTTTATACCAGCTTTCCCTGGGACTAACTGTGAATATGATTCAGCAAGAGCGTTTGAAAAAGCAGGAGCTAAAACATCTGTTAAAGTATTTAAAAACTTAACTTATAAAGATATAGAAAGCTCTATAGATACTATGGTAGAAGAAATTAAATCATCTCAAATAATAATGTTACCAGGGGGATTTAGTGCAGGAGATGAGCCAGATGGATCAGGTAAATTTATTGCAACTGTATTTAGAAATCCTAAAATTGCTGAAGCTATAAATGAATTTTTAAACAATCAAAATGGATTAATGCTAGGTATATGTAATGGATTCCAAGCTCTTATAAAATTAGGACTAGTGCCTTATGGAGAAATAAGAGATATAGATGAAAGCTGCCCAACTCTAACTTATAATAAGATAGGAAGACACCAAGCTAAAATGGTTAATACAAGAATTGCATCTAATAAATCTCCTTGGTTGTATGATACAGAAGTTGGTGACATTCACAGTATAGCAATCTCACACGGTGAAGGAAGATTTGTAGCGAGTGAAGATGTAATGAGAAAATTAATACAAAATGGACAAATTGCAACTCAGTATGTAGATTTTGAAGGAAAAGCAACTTATGATATAGAGTTTAATCCAAATGGATCAACATATGCAGTTGAAGGTATAACAAGTTTAGATGGAAGAGTATTTGGGAAAATGGGTCATTCAGAAAGAATTGGAGATCAAGTTGTTAAAAATATTATAGGCGAAAAAGATCAAAAGATTTTTGAATGTGGAGTTAAATATTTTAAATAA
- the purD gene encoding phosphoribosylamine--glycine ligase, with amino-acid sequence MKILVVGSGGREHAICYSLLKGKKVDEIYCAPGNAGISEIAQCLNIKDNDIDNLYKFAKENKVDLTIVGPEVPLVDGIVDRFEKENLKIFGPNKKCSMLEGSKAFSKEFMNKHDIATAKYKEYVNLDEAISEIDSFGYPVVIKADGLAAGKGVVIAKDKEEGIETLKEMMSDKKFGIAGEKIVIEEFLKGIETSILAFVDNNTIVPMESAKDHKKVYNNEEGPNTGGMGTFSPSNIYDEQLSNIVKKEVLDKTLKGFKDDNLNYKGILFIGLMITEDGPKVLEYNVRFGDPETQSVLLRLETDLIEIIEAILENRLNEIEIKYNEKNAVCVMLTSGGYPESYEKGKIITGLDKVDEDIVIFHSGTKIINNKLVTNGGRVIGISAKGNSLEEASKKVYENIEKIKFEGMHYRTDIGVLSN; translated from the coding sequence ATGAAGATTTTAGTTGTAGGATCAGGTGGAAGAGAACATGCAATTTGCTATAGTTTATTAAAAGGAAAAAAGGTTGATGAGATTTACTGCGCTCCTGGTAATGCAGGAATAAGTGAAATAGCTCAGTGTCTAAATATAAAAGATAATGATATTGATAATTTATATAAATTTGCTAAAGAAAATAAAGTTGACTTAACTATAGTTGGACCAGAAGTTCCATTAGTAGATGGAATAGTAGATAGGTTTGAAAAAGAAAACTTAAAGATATTTGGACCAAATAAAAAGTGCTCAATGTTAGAAGGTAGTAAAGCTTTTTCAAAAGAATTTATGAATAAACATGATATTGCAACTGCAAAATATAAAGAATACGTAAATCTAGATGAAGCCATAAGTGAAATTGATTCATTTGGATATCCAGTAGTTATAAAAGCTGATGGTCTAGCAGCAGGTAAAGGTGTTGTAATAGCAAAAGATAAAGAAGAGGGTATAGAAACTTTAAAAGAAATGATGAGTGATAAAAAATTTGGCATAGCTGGAGAAAAAATAGTTATTGAAGAGTTTTTAAAAGGAATAGAGACATCTATACTAGCGTTTGTTGACAATAATACTATAGTACCTATGGAAAGTGCTAAAGATCATAAAAAAGTTTATAACAATGAAGAAGGTCCTAACACAGGAGGGATGGGGACATTCTCTCCAAGCAATATATACGATGAACAATTATCTAATATAGTGAAAAAAGAAGTTTTAGATAAAACATTAAAAGGTTTTAAAGATGATAACTTAAACTATAAAGGTATTTTATTTATAGGATTAATGATAACAGAGGATGGGCCAAAGGTTTTAGAGTATAATGTTAGATTTGGAGATCCTGAAACACAATCAGTACTTTTAAGGTTGGAAACAGATTTAATTGAAATAATAGAAGCTATTTTAGAAAATAGATTAAATGAAATTGAAATAAAGTACAATGAAAAAAATGCAGTATGTGTGATGTTAACATCAGGTGGTTATCCTGAAAGTTACGAAAAAGGTAAGATTATAACAGGTCTTGATAAAGTGGATGAAGATATAGTTATATTCCATAGTGGAACTAAAATAATTAACAATAAACTAGTTACTAATGGTGGGCGAGTTATAGGAATTAGCGCAAAAGGTAACTCACTTGAAGAAGCTAGTAAAAAAGTTTATGAAAACATAGAAAAGATAAAATTTGAAGGTATGCATTACAGAACTGACATTGGAGTATTATCAAATTAG
- the purN gene encoding phosphoribosylglycinamide formyltransferase has product MLNIAVLISGGGSNLQSIIDGCESGYINGIVKLVISNKDNAYGLERAIKHNIKTFVEKEDEKIIDLLNKENIDLVVLAGYLKIISPKFVEAFRNKIINIHPSLIPAFCGEGYYGKRVHESVINYGAKLSGATVHFVDEGADTGPIIMQKSVEVKFNDTPQSLSERVLTVEHEILKESVKLYCDNKLTVNGRGVIVND; this is encoded by the coding sequence ATGCTAAACATTGCTGTTTTAATATCTGGAGGAGGAAGCAACTTACAAAGTATTATAGATGGATGTGAAAGTGGATATATAAATGGAATTGTTAAATTAGTTATATCTAATAAGGATAATGCTTATGGATTAGAAAGAGCAATAAAACATAATATCAAAACTTTTGTAGAAAAAGAAGATGAAAAAATAATAGATTTACTAAACAAAGAAAATATTGATTTAGTTGTTTTAGCAGGATATTTAAAAATCATAAGTCCAAAATTTGTAGAAGCTTTCAGAAATAAAATAATAAATATACATCCATCATTAATTCCTGCGTTTTGTGGAGAAGGATATTATGGTAAGAGAGTTCATGAATCTGTAATAAATTATGGTGCAAAGTTAAGTGGAGCTACTGTGCATTTTGTAGATGAAGGTGCAGATACAGGTCCAATAATAATGCAAAAAAGTGTAGAGGTTAAGTTTAATGATACCCCACAGAGTTTGTCTGAGAGGGTACTAACAGTGGAACACGAGATACTTAAAGAAAGCGTAAAACTATATTGTGATAATAAGTTAACTGTAAATGGAAGGGGAGTAATTGTAAATGACTAA
- the purM gene encoding phosphoribosylformylglycinamidine cyclo-ligase, with product MLTYRASGVDIDEGNRAVNLIKDKIKGTYDKNVIGDLGNFSGLYSLKDFINMDEPVLLSSTDGVGTKLKLAQMMDIHNTVGIDLVAMCVNDLICQGAKPLFFLDYIATGKLIPEKIDDIVSGIVEGCKLAECALIGGETAEMPGMYSEDDYDLAGFSVGIADKSKIISGQDVNSGDTLIGISSSGIHSNGYSFIRKIFLEEYKYELTDYIEELEMTLGEALLIPTKIYVKLVMDLIKKYELKAIAHITGGGVIENIPRVIPNGLGIDIEKNSWEKPPIFKMIEKFNAIDEVELHKSFNMGIGLAMVVDSDKAEEIVSYLNESEKQAYIIGKVVDSHEGVKLC from the coding sequence ATGTTAACATATAGAGCTTCAGGTGTAGATATAGATGAGGGAAACAGAGCTGTAAATCTTATAAAAGATAAGATAAAAGGAACATATGATAAAAATGTTATAGGAGATTTAGGAAACTTTAGTGGGTTATATAGTTTAAAGGATTTTATAAATATGGATGAACCTGTTTTACTATCTTCTACAGATGGAGTTGGAACAAAATTAAAATTAGCTCAAATGATGGATATTCACAATACTGTAGGTATAGATTTAGTAGCAATGTGTGTCAATGATCTTATATGCCAAGGAGCTAAGCCATTGTTTTTCTTAGATTATATCGCTACTGGAAAATTAATTCCTGAGAAAATCGATGATATAGTATCTGGAATAGTGGAAGGATGCAAGCTGGCAGAATGTGCTCTTATCGGAGGAGAGACAGCTGAGATGCCTGGTATGTACTCAGAGGATGATTATGATTTAGCAGGTTTTTCAGTAGGAATAGCAGATAAATCTAAAATAATAAGTGGTCAAGATGTTAACTCTGGAGATACATTAATAGGAATATCATCAAGCGGAATACACAGTAATGGATATTCATTTATAAGAAAAATATTTCTAGAAGAATATAAGTATGAACTAACTGATTATATAGAAGAATTAGAAATGACTTTAGGAGAGGCGCTTCTTATTCCGACAAAGATATACGTGAAACTTGTTATGGATTTAATAAAAAAATACGAGTTAAAAGCTATAGCACACATAACAGGTGGAGGTGTTATAGAAAATATCCCTAGAGTTATACCAAATGGATTAGGTATAGATATAGAAAAAAATTCTTGGGAAAAACCACCTATATTTAAAATGATAGAAAAGTTTAATGCAATAGATGAAGTTGAGCTTCATAAAAGTTTCAATATGGGTATAGGACTTGCAATGGTAGTAGATTCAGATAAAGCAGAGGAAATAGTTAGCTATTTAAATGAAAGTGAAAAACAAGCATATATAATTGGAAAAGTTGTAGATAGTCATGAAGGAGTAAAGCTATGCTAA